The sequence below is a genomic window from bacterium.
CGACGCGGCGGCGCTGCGCGCGGCGGCGCGGACGGCGGACCAGCTCGAGGGGTTGCTGCGAGGGATCCACCGTCACGCGGCGCCGAAGGGGGGGCGCGCGGCGAGCCTGCTCGCCCGCCTCCTCCTCGACGCCTGGCCGGACCGGCTGGCGCGCCTGCGCGAGCCCGGCGGCGAGCGCTACCTGCTCGCGACTGGCCGCGGCGCCCGTCTCTCGCCGGCAAGCTGCGTGCGCGGGCGCGAATTGATCGTCGCCGTCGAAGTGGACGCCGGGGGCGAGGGCGAGGGGATCATCCACGCGGCTTCAGCCGTCGACGCGGCGACCGTCCGCGAGGAGTGCGCCGGGCGGATCCGCGCCGAGCGCTCGGTGACCTGGGACGAGCGGCAGCGCCGGGTCGTCGGCGTCGAGCGCGAGGCGATCGGGGCCGTCGCGCTGGCGGAGCGGCCGTTCAACCCGGGGGACGGGGAGGCGCTGCCCGTCCTGTGCGAAGTGCTCCGCGCCCAGGGCGCCGCGCTCCTGGCCTTCGACGCGGCCGCGCGGCAGTTGCAGGGCCGCGTGCGCCTCCTGGCCGCCGCCTTCCCCGGCGCGGGCTGGCCGGACCTGTCGGACGGCGCGCTCTTCGCGGCACCGGAGACGTGGCTCGCGTCGCGCCTCGGCGGGGCGCGCACCGCGCGGGACCTGCAGCGCGTGGACGTCGCCGCGGCTCTGCGCGCGCTGATCCCGCCGCGCCTGCTGCCGCAGCTCGAGAAGCTGGCGCCCGCGCACCTCGAGGTCCCGAGCGGCCGGCGCGTGGCGCTCGACTACGAGCCGCCGGAGGGGCCGGTGCTCGCGGTCAAGCTGCAGGAGCTCTTCGGGCTCGGCGAGACGCCGGCGGTCGCGGCCGGGAAGGTGCCCGTGCTGGTGCACCTGCTCTCGCCGGCGGGACGGCCGGTGCAGGTCACGCGCGATCTGCGCGGCTTCTGGGACGGCGCCTACCGGCAGGTGCGCGCCGAGCTGCGCGGCCGCTACCCGAAGCACCCCTGGCCCGACGACCCCTGGAACGCCCCACCCACGTCGCGGACCAAACCGCGCGACCGATAGCTTCTCCTCAATGGCGGAGGAGAGTCCCGGGTTTGCTGGCCGACTGGGGGACGGGGTATGTGCTGCGAGCCGCTCAGACGGGGTCAGATGCAAGGAGCGCGACGATCCGGCGACCGAGGCGGCCTGGTGGCCGCCGCAGGGAGACGGGAGGAGCGCGACGCCGCAGATGGCCCCGTATCAGCGGCTCGCTACAGACCGTACTCCTGGATCTTCATCAGCAAGGCGCGATAGCTGATCTCCAGAAGCTTCGCGGCCCGCGTCCTGTTGCCTCCGCACTCGGTGAGCGCGCGGCCGATCAGGTGCCGCTCGAGGGCGGCCCTGCTCTCCGGGATCGAGAGCGTGTCCGGCAGGAACTCGCCCGCGCGTCGCGCCGCCGGCGCCGCCGGTGCCGGGACGATCTCGGCCAGCGTGATCCGCGGTCCCGCGGCGAGCAGCACGGCCCGCTCGACCCGGTTCTCCAGCTCGCGCACGTTCCCCGGCCAGGGGTAGGCCAGCAGGTAGGCGAGCGCCTCCGTGGAGAAGCCCTCGACCTTGCGGCCGAGCTTCTCGGCGAACTTGGCCAGGAAGTGCTCGAGCAGCAGCGGGACGTCCTCGGCGCGCTCGCGCAGCGGCGGCAGGTGCAGGTTCACGACGTTGAGACGGTAGTAGAGCTCCTCGCGGAAGCGCCCGGCCGCGACCTCCGCGGCCAGGTCCTTGGAGGTCGCGGCCAGCAGGCGCACGTCGACGTTCAGCGTCTTCGTGTCGCCGACGCGCCGGATCTCCTCCTCCTGGATCGCGCGCAGCAGCTTGACCTGGAGCGAGGGGGGGATCTCGGCGATCTCGTCGAGCAGCAGGGTGCCGCCGTCGGCCTCCTCGAAGAGGCCGCGCTTGTGGCTCGTCGCCGACGTGAAGGCGCCGCGCACGTGCCCGAACAGCTCGCTCTCGAGGAGCGCCTCGGGGATCGCCGAGCAGTTCACGGCGACGAACGCGCGCTCGCGCCGCTGGCTCTGCCGGTGGATCGCCCGCGCGATCAGCTCCTTGCCGGTGCCGCTCTCGCCGGTGATGAGGATCGTCGTCTTGAAGTTCGCGACCTGCCCGACCTGGGCGAGCAGGCGCTCCATCGCCGCGCCCTTGCCGATGATGGCGTGCGCGGCCCAGCGCCCGCTCAGCTCGCGCTGGAGTCGCAGGTTCTCCTCGCGCAGGCGCTCCTCCTCCAGGAGCCGGCGCACTTTGATCAGCAGTTCCTGCGGCTGGAAGGGCTTCGAGAGGTAGTCGCGCGCGCCGCGGCGGATCGCCTCGATCGCGGTCTCGAGCGAGCCGTAGGCCGACATCACGAGGATGAGCTGGTGGTGATCGACCTCGCGCAGCTGCTCGACGAGGGCGAGGCCGTCCACGTCGGGGAGCACCACGTCGCAGAGCACGACGGCGTGGCGGGTGGCCTTCGCGAGCGCGAGGCCCTCGGCGCCGGTGGCGGCGGCCGCGACGGCGAAGCCCTCCTTCGCGAGGAAGGAGGCGAGCATGTGCCGCAGGCTCTCCTCGTCGTCGATGACCAGGACCTGGATCTGACCCATGTCGCCGTCAGTGTACCTCGAAATCCAGCTTCTGCTCCGGGAACGTCAGCGTGAAGGTCGTCCCGGCATCGGCCTCGGTGCGCACGGTGAGCGTCGCGCCCATCGCCTCGGCCGCGCGCCGGCAGATCGCGAGGCCGAGGCCGGTGCCCCGCGCCCCCTTCCCCGCGGTGACGAACGGCTCGAAGAGGCGCGCGAGGACTTCGGGCGGGATGCCCGGGCCGTCGTCGCCGACGCTTGCACCGGGCCCCGCCCCGCCTGCCGGCCCGAACGTGGCGAGCGTCACCGTGCCGGCGCCCCGCAGGGCCTGCGCGGCGTTGAGGGCGAGGTTCAGGAGCGTCTGGCGCAGCCGGTGATAGTCTGCGCGCACCGCCGGGAGGCCCTCGGCGAGTTCGAGCCGCAGGGTGACGCCCGCGAAGTCCGGCTGGCGGCGCAGGTGCTGGGCCAGGTCGCGCGCGAGCGCATTGAGATCGAGATCGCTCCAGTCCATCCGCGGCGGGCGGGCGTACTCCAGGAGGTCGCGCATGATGCGGTCGATCCGCAGCAGTTCCCGCTCCGCGCGGTCGAGGTGCTCCCGGGCGGCCTCCGGCGCGCTCTCGTCGCGCGCCAGCGCCAGGTAGCCGGTGACGGCGCCGAGCGGGTTGCCGACCTCGTGCGCCACGCTCGCGGCCACGGAGCCGACGGCGGCGAGGCGCTCGGCCCGCAGAAGCTCCGCCTCCTTCGCGACGACATCGGCGTGGGCCAGGCGCAACTCCTCGAGGCGCGCACGTTCGAGATCGCGTCCCTCGCGCAGCCGCAGGCGCATCCCCTCGAATGCCGCGGCCAGATCCCCCAGCTCGTCGGTGCCGCGTTCCCCGACGGGGCGGTCGAAGTCGCCGCCGGCGATCCGACCCGCCGCGGCGGCGAGCCGCCGCAGCGGCCCGACGATCTGCACCGAGACCAGCAGGTGCAGGAAGAGCACGAGGACGAGCGCGGTGATCCCGAGCTGGACGAGCACCTGCAGATGCGTGTAGGCCGCCCGCCGTCCCCGGTCTCCTTGGGCGAATGCGACGACGAGGCTCGCCGGCGGCGCCCCGCGCGGTGCGAGCGCGTACGACGCGGCGTCCGCCGTCTTGCCCGGCTCGCTACCGGCGGCGGCGACCGTTCGCCCAGCCGCGTCGCGAAGCGTGAGCCCGGCGATGCTCGGGTCCTCGGCGAGCGAGGCGAGCAGTTCCTGCACCGCGGCCAGGGGCGGGCCCCCGGCGGGCGCGGCTGTCCCCGTCGCGTTCAGGGCGCCGAGGGCCTTCTCGACCGCCGTGGCCAGCGCGCGCCCGCGCTCGCGCTGCTCGGCCGCGAGGAAGGCGGCGTTCTGGCGCAGGAGCATGACGCCGAGGGTCCAGAGCGAGATGGCGACGAGCGCGAGGACGTTGAGGATCAACCGCCCGCGGATGCCGAGGCGGCTAGTACGCATGCTTGTTGACGAAGCCGTTCCAAAGCGTCATCAACAGGATCTTCACGTCGAAGGAGAGCGACCAGTTCTCGATGTAGAAGATGTCGTACTCGATGCGCTTCTCGATCGAGGTGTTCCCGCGCCAGCCGTTGACCTGCGCCCAGCCGGTGAGGCCGCAGCGCACCTTGTGGCGGAGCATGTAGCGCGGGACCTTCCCGCTGAACTCCTCGACGAAGACCGGCCGCTCCGGGCGCGGGCCGACGAAGCTCATCTCCCCCTTGAGGATGTTGATCAGCTGCGGCAGCTCATCCAGGCTCGTGCGCCGCAGCAGCGCGCCGAGCGCCGTGCGCCGCGGGTCGTCGGGCCGCGCCCAGACCGCGCCGGTCTCGGCCTCCGCGTCGTCGCGCATCGAGCGGAACTTGTACATCTGGAAGAGGGTGCCGTCGAGGCTCATGCGCTCCTGGCGGTAGAGGACGGGCCCCGGCGAGGTGAGCTTGATCGCCAGCGCGATCAGCGCCAGCAGCGGCGAGAGCAGCACCAGCGCGAGCAGCGCGAAGACGACGTCGGCGGTGCGCTTGACCGGCCCGTACCAGCCCGAGAGCGGGGTCTCGGTGAGGTTGATCATCGGGATGCCGCCGAGGCTGGCGAGCCCGGCGCGCAGCATCACGAACTGGAGGATGTCGGGGACGACGAGGATGTCGACCACCTCGCGGTCGACGAGGGCGAGCCCGCGCTCGAGCTGGAGGTGCTCCTCGCGCGGCAGCGCGAAGAAGACGTGCGCGATGCGGTGGGCGCGCAGCAGCTCCGGCAGGTCGTCGATGCGGCCGAGCAGGGGCGGCGCCTTGGCGGCCGGCCCGTTCGCGGCGGCGGGCGGCAGGTCGTCGACGAAGCCGGCGACGCGCAGGCCGAGCTGCGGCATCTCGGCGATCTTGCGGGCGATCGTCTGGCCCAGCTCGCCGGCCCCGACGATGAGCGCCTGGCTGACGTTGATGCCGCGCCGGCGCCGGATGCGCACCGCGATCACGATCAGGGCCCGTCCCGAGGAGGCCAGCAGGATGCTCGTGGCCCAGAAGAGCAGCAGCATCACCCGCGAGAACGTGTACTCGCGGTAGAAGAAGGTCAGCGAGATCAGCAGCAGGGTGGCGAGCGAGCCGGCCTTCGCCACGGAGAAGAACTCCTCGGTGCGCGAGAGGCGCCGCTGCGAGGCGTAGAGGCCGTTGACCCAGCTCGCCGCGAACCAGAGCGCCAGCACGACCGGCAGGAAGTTGAGGTAGGTGGCCAGCGGCGCGAAGCCCCTGGTGACCGGCACGATCTCGAAGTGGAAGCGCAGCAGGTACGCGAGCACGTAGGCGGCGGAGACCGCCGCGAGATCGGAGACGAAGGCGATCGCCGCCAGCGCCCGGAGGGGTTTCTGCACCATGATGAGGGCCGATTTTACCATGGGCGGCGCGGGCGGAGCCTCCCGCCCGATGCCGCCCTAGAGCTGCGCGCGGTGGAGGCGCATCCGCGCCGGGTCGAGCGTGACCCGGCCCTGCAGGATCCCCGATGCGGGGGCGTAGAGGCCCCCGAGCGCGTTGATGCGGTCGCGCGCGGCGGTCAGCCACGCCCGGACGGCCGGCGCGGACGGGTGGTGCCGCGGATTGCCGTCGATGGGGTAGAGGATGTCGCGCGCCGCGACGAAGTCCAGCGCCACGGGGTCCTGGCCGGCGAGGAGCCGGTCGCAGCGTCGCGTCGCGCTCGCCGGGTAGCCCGTGATCGCGAGGTGCGACACCCACGTCGCGTCGAGGATGGTGAGCGCGGGCGTGCGCACGATCGCGTACATCTCCGCGGCGGTCAGGCCGAGCGCCCCGTAGTGGCGCGGCATGAGCTGGCCGTCGGCCATCGAGAGCAGGCCGTAGCAGTGCTTGACGGCGCCCGTGAACTCCGAGCCGCCGTGGTCCTTGAGCACGGGCACGTTCAGCAGCTTGAGGTTCCCGCGGAAGGCGCCGTTCTTCCAGATGCCGCGGCGCAGCTCGACCCGGTTGCCCCCGCGCGTCGTGAAGCAGGGATAGGAGACGGCCCCGAGCCTGCGATAGCCGTTGGCGGCGTGGTCGTCGTCGGCGATGAA
It includes:
- a CDS encoding ATP-dependent helicase C-terminal domain-containing protein gives rise to the protein DAAALRAAARTADQLEGLLRGIHRHAAPKGGRAASLLARLLLDAWPDRLARLREPGGERYLLATGRGARLSPASCVRGRELIVAVEVDAGGEGEGIIHAASAVDAATVREECAGRIRAERSVTWDERQRRVVGVEREAIGAVALAERPFNPGDGEALPVLCEVLRAQGAALLAFDAAARQLQGRVRLLAAAFPGAGWPDLSDGALFAAPETWLASRLGGARTARDLQRVDVAAALRALIPPRLLPQLEKLAPAHLEVPSGRRVALDYEPPEGPVLAVKLQELFGLGETPAVAAGKVPVLVHLLSPAGRPVQVTRDLRGFWDGAYRQVRAELRGRYPKHPWPDDPWNAPPTSRTKPRDR
- a CDS encoding sigma-54 dependent transcriptional regulator, whose protein sequence is MGQIQVLVIDDEESLRHMLASFLAKEGFAVAAAATGAEGLALAKATRHAVVLCDVVLPDVDGLALVEQLREVDHHQLILVMSAYGSLETAIEAIRRGARDYLSKPFQPQELLIKVRRLLEEERLREENLRLQRELSGRWAAHAIIGKGAAMERLLAQVGQVANFKTTILITGESGTGKELIARAIHRQSQRRERAFVAVNCSAIPEALLESELFGHVRGAFTSATSHKRGLFEEADGGTLLLDEIAEIPPSLQVKLLRAIQEEEIRRVGDTKTLNVDVRLLAATSKDLAAEVAAGRFREELYYRLNVVNLHLPPLRERAEDVPLLLEHFLAKFAEKLGRKVEGFSTEALAYLLAYPWPGNVRELENRVERAVLLAAGPRITLAEIVPAPAAPAARRAGEFLPDTLSIPESRAALERHLIGRALTECGGNRTRAAKLLEISYRALLMKIQEYGL
- a CDS encoding ATP-binding protein codes for the protein MRTSRLGIRGRLILNVLALVAISLWTLGVMLLRQNAAFLAAEQRERGRALATAVEKALGALNATGTAAPAGGPPLAAVQELLASLAEDPSIAGLTLRDAAGRTVAAAGSEPGKTADAASYALAPRGAPPASLVVAFAQGDRGRRAAYTHLQVLVQLGITALVLVLFLHLLVSVQIVGPLRRLAAAAGRIAGGDFDRPVGERGTDELGDLAAAFEGMRLRLREGRDLERARLEELRLAHADVVAKEAELLRAERLAAVGSVAASVAHEVGNPLGAVTGYLALARDESAPEAAREHLDRAERELLRIDRIMRDLLEYARPPRMDWSDLDLNALARDLAQHLRRQPDFAGVTLRLELAEGLPAVRADYHRLRQTLLNLALNAAQALRGAGTVTLATFGPAGGAGPGASVGDDGPGIPPEVLARLFEPFVTAGKGARGTGLGLAICRRAAEAMGATLTVRTEADAGTTFTLTFPEQKLDFEVH
- a CDS encoding undecaprenyl-phosphate glucose phosphotransferase, with protein sequence MVQKPLRALAAIAFVSDLAAVSAAYVLAYLLRFHFEIVPVTRGFAPLATYLNFLPVVLALWFAASWVNGLYASQRRLSRTEEFFSVAKAGSLATLLLISLTFFYREYTFSRVMLLLFWATSILLASSGRALIVIAVRIRRRRGINVSQALIVGAGELGQTIARKIAEMPQLGLRVAGFVDDLPPAAANGPAAKAPPLLGRIDDLPELLRAHRIAHVFFALPREEHLQLERGLALVDREVVDILVVPDILQFVMLRAGLASLGGIPMINLTETPLSGWYGPVKRTADVVFALLALVLLSPLLALIALAIKLTSPGPVLYRQERMSLDGTLFQMYKFRSMRDDAEAETGAVWARPDDPRRTALGALLRRTSLDELPQLINILKGEMSFVGPRPERPVFVEEFSGKVPRYMLRHKVRCGLTGWAQVNGWRGNTSIEKRIEYDIFYIENWSLSFDVKILLMTLWNGFVNKHAY
- a CDS encoding DUF362 domain-containing protein; translation: MSRAAQPEENTQAGISRRQLLKAAAAGAAAGALAPLGGLARAAGPVFGSDLFSVTNMPADPFTWGDNRHAGVEALLDLLGARGYKFHRSATAGARSGPGGMIARGDVVLVKVNAQWKYRGATNSDLVRGIVQAVLDHPDGFAGEVVLVENGQGRGSLRCDTSAAYDGDGSVQANANDPRHSFTWLVYGCFRDPRVSQFLLDPIRARFIADDDHAANGYRRLGAVSYPCFTTRGGNRVELRRGIWKNGAFRGNLKLLNVPVLKDHGGSEFTGAVKHCYGLLSMADGQLMPRHYGALGLTAAEMYAIVRTPALTILDATWVSHLAITGYPASATRRCDRLLAGQDPVALDFVAARDILYPIDGNPRHHPSAPAVRAWLTAARDRINALGGLYAPASGILQGRVTLDPARMRLHRAQL